GGATTCCGCTGCGGCTGGCCCATTGCCGCGAGAATCCCTACCACCTCCTCACCGACTGGATCGCGGAACCGGAGCCGCAGGCCATGGTGCTCCACGAGGTGCAGCGCCAGCTCGAACTGGTGCGGCATGCCGGCGCGCAGCGCCAGGCCGGACCGGCGCCGGGCCTGTCCTTCGCGCTGCGCGCCGCCGACCTGGCCGCGGTGCGCGTGCGCCTGCTCCGCCTCGGCATCGACGCCGACCGGCCCTGGTTGCTGCTGCATCCGGGCGCCAGCGCGGCCTCGCGCCGCTATCCGGCCAGCCACTGGGCGCGCGCGCTCGACCTGCTGGCGCGGCGCTGCGCCCTGCCCGTCGTCCTTGCCGGGAGCAGCGCGGAGACCGAACTGGTCGAGGAAATCCGCGCCGGCTGTGGGGTGGCGGTGCACTCCCTCGCCGGCCAGCTGAGCCTGGGCGAGCTGGGGGCGGCGCTGCACCTGGCCGCGGTCGCACTGACCAACAACAGCGGGCCGGCCCATGTGGCGGCTGCGGTCGGCACCCCGCTGGTCGACCTGTATGCGCTGACCAGTCCCCAGCACACGCCCTGGCGCGTGCGCAGCCGGGTACTGTTCCAGGACGTGCCCTGCCGCTTCTGCTTCAAGAGCAGCTGCCATGCCGGCCACCACGCCTGCCTGGCCGGGGTGGCGCCGGAGCGCGTGGTCGATGCGGTGCTGGAGCTGCTGCCGCCGGACGCCCGCTCCCCTCCCGTGGCGGCCGCCGATACCGGCGCGGTCGGCCTCGGCACCGGCTGACCCGGTGCCGGCTGGCTCAGTGCTTGCCGGCGCGCGCCACCGCGCTGGTGCTGCCGGCCACGCTGCTCAGGCTGCGGAACAGCTGCAGCGGAATCGCGTTGGCCATGGCCTGCATGCCGAGGTCGTTCGGATGCAGGTGGTCGCCGCTGTCGTAGGCCGGCAGCATGCGGGTCGGATGGCTCGGGTCGCGGACCGCGCGGTCGAAGTCGATCACGCCGTCGAACTCGTCGCCCGAGCGGATCCAGTTGTTGACGGCCTGGCGGATCTGCTCCTTCGCCGGCGTGTAGTAGCCCGGGAAGATCGTGCCTTCGAACGGCGTCAGGGTGGCGCCGTAGATCGCGATGCCTTTTTCGTGGGCGCGGGCGATCAGCTGGCGGTAGCCGGCGATCAGGTCGGCCGGGGTCGGTTCTTCCGAGATCGGGATGGTGCCGGTGCCCGGATGGCCGATGTCGTTGATGCCGATCAGGAGCACCATGTAGCGCACGCCGGCGGTGGCCAGCACGTCACGGTCGAAGCGCTCCAGCGCGGCGCGGCCGAACAGCGGCTGCTCGCCCGGATCGCGCAGCAGGCGGTTGCCGCCGATGCCGCGGTTGACGACGCCGAGACGGGCGCTCCAGGCCACCAGGCCGGCCGTGCCCAGCGCCGGCCTGCCGGCCTTGCTCTTGACCACGGCGAGCGGCTCGCGCGCGGTCTGCAGGCGCAGGGCCAGCAGGTCGGGCCAGCGGTGGTTGGCGTCGACCATTGTGTTGGAACCGTCGGTGATCGAATCGCCCAGCGCCACGATGGCGGACGCGCCCGGGGCGTTGACGTCGACCTCGGTCAGGAAAGGCCAGGAGGTGATGGTCCGCTCCAGCGGGAAGGCGGCGGCGCCGGTGAAGTTCCCCGGCAGCGAGACGTAGTTGGTCTGGAAGGCCGAGGCGTGGATGGTGGTGGCCTGGACGCTGCCCGGCAGGTGCAGGCTGACCGCCAGGTCCGACAGCGCCGGCACCTCGAGGTCGACCGGATCGGACAGCACCGGCGCGCCCGGCGGCACCGTGATCGAAGCGCTGCCGCTGAAGGTCAGCGGGCGGTCGCTGCCGGCGACGATGCTGGCGCCGTTCCGGCGCAGCGCGATGTGGGCTTCGCCGATCCGCAGCGGCGCCGCGCCAAAGGTATTCGAGATCCGGATCCGGACCTGATTTCCTCCGATACTGGTGTGCACGATCAGGCGCAGGGTCTGGTCGTTGAAGGTCATCACCTGGGTGCTCAGCGGCGGGCCGGCCGGCCCCGTGCCCCAGGTGCCGACCCACTGCTCGGTGGTCCAGCCGGACTGGGCCATGGCGGGCAGCAGGGGCAGCGCCACGCCGGCCATCGCCAGCAGGCTGGCCGCCAGCAGGCGCCTGGCCGATTGCGCGGGCCGTCGGCGGCGCCAGGCGAACAGGCCCGGCAGCACGGCGGCGCGGACCCGGTGGAGCAGATCGGAAACTGGCGGCGGCTTGCGCTTCATGATGGTCTCCTCGGTATGGGAATCGGGAAGCCGCCGGCGCTGCTTGGATAAGCGAACTCGACGGCACGGACCAATCTAGCCACCGCCAAGGGGCGCAACAAGACAGGGTCGATGAGGACTCTTGCGCCATATCGAGAAGAGCGAATGAATGTGATGAAAGCCGGAAATGCTTACTTGATGACCACTTCCTGAGAGCTAGAAACGGCCTGTTCCTTGCGCAGCAGCAGGTCGAGCGCCTCGCGGTCGACGGTTTCTTTTTCCAGCAGCGCATGCGCCAGCGCATCGAGCAGGCGGCGCCGCTCGCGCAGGGTCGCGCGCACGCGCTCATGGGCCTCGTCCAGCAGGCGCGCGATATCGGCGTCGATCATGCGCGCGGTGCGCTCGCTGTACTCGCGGCGCTGGCCGGGCGGCATCGCGTACAGCGTGCTGTTGGGCGCCTGCTCGAAGGCCGCCAGGCCCAGCCGCTCGCTCATGCCGTACTGCGTCACCATGTGGCGCGCCAGCTCGGTCGCCATCTGCAGGTCGTTCTGGGCGCCGGTGGAGACGTCGCCGAAGGCCAGCTCCTCGGCTACCCGGCCGCCGAGGTAGACGTCGATCCGGTCCAGCAATTCGCTTTTCTTGAGCAGGTAGCGGTCTTCGAGCGGCAGCTGCTGGGTATAGCCGAGGGCGGCAATGCCGCGCGGGATGATCGAGATCTTGGCCACGCGGTCGGCGTGCTGGCGGAACTCGGCCACCAGCGCATGCCCGGCCTCGTGCCAGGCGACCGTCTCCTTCTCGAGCGGATTGATCAGGCGCGAGCGCTTTTCCATGCCGGCAATGACGCGGTCGATCGCCTCGTCGAAGTCGACGCGCTCGACCCGGTCCTTGCCGCGCCGCGCCGCCAGCAGCGCCGCCTCGTTGACCAGGTTGGCAAGGTCGGCGCCGGACAGCCCCGGCGTGCGCGCGGCGATGCGGGCCAGGTCGACGTCGCCGGCGAGCGTCACCGTCCGCGCATGCACCTGCAGAATCTGCTGGCGTCCGCGCAGGTCGGGGCGGTCGAGGGCGACGTGGCGGTCGAAGCGCCCCGGGCGCAGCAGGGCCGGGTCGAGGATCTCGGGACGGTTGGTGGCGGCCAGGATGATCACGCCCTTGCCGGTGTCGAAGCCATCCATCTCGACCAGCAGCTGGTTCAGGGTCTGCTCCTGCTCGTTGTAGCCGCCGATGGCGCCGGCGATGCCGCGCGCCCGGCCCAGCGCGTCCAGCTCGTCGATGAAGATGATGCAGGGCGCCACCTTCTGGGCCTGCACGAACAGGTCGCGCACGCGCGCCGCGCCGACGCCGACGAACATCTCGACGAACTCCGAACCGCTGATCGAGAAGAACGGCACCCCGGCCTCGCCGGCCACGGCCTTGGCCAGCAGGGTCTTGCCGGTGCCGGGCGCGCCGACGATCAGCACGCCTTTCGGGATGCGTCCGCCGAGGCGGTGGTAGCGCTGCGGGTGCTTCAGGAATTCGACGACTTCCATCAGCTCTTCCCTGGCCTCGTCGGCGCCGGCCACGTCGCCGAAGCTGACCCCGGTCTTGCTCTGCATATGGACGCGGGCGCGGCTCTTGCCGATGTCAAACAGGCCGGCCGTCATGCCGCCGCGCTTGAGCATGCTGCTCCACAACCAGAACAGCAGCAGGATGGGCAGCACCCAGGACAGCAGGCTCGACAGCAATTCGCTGTGCGCCTGTCCGGCATAGCGCACCTTGGCCGCCTCGAGCTCCTTGGCCAGGTCGGGGTCGGTCACGCGCACCGTGGTGAAGGGGCAGCTGCCATCGGCGCCGCACTTGATCGACGCCGCGCGCGCCTTCGGCAGCACGGCGTCGAGGCCGCTGTCCTTGAGGGTGCCGGAGACCGTCGTGTCCGACACCGTGACTTCCTTCACCTGGCCGGCGCGCAGCAGCTGCTTGAACTCGCTGTAGGCAAGCGGCGAGCTCGTCATCAGCTCGAACAGGGACTGCGACAGCATGAACAGCAGCAGCCCGAACATCCAGTACCACAGGAAGGGCCGGATCGCCCCGTTTTTATCATCGGCTTTGTGGTCGGGTTGGTCCTCGGCCTTGTTGTCGGCCTTGCTGTCCACGCGCGTTCTCCTGGCGGCTGCCGTGCCGCGTCATTCATACGTTGTTCTTCAGAATAGTCCTTGCTTTGACCTTAATCAAACCCGGCCCGTGACTCACAGCGTTTCGCGCACCTGGCGCACTGCCTCGGCGGCATCGTGGGCGATCTCGGCGATGTCCTTGCTGCGGCGCCGCTCGAACCACAGCAGCAGCGCACCGACGACCCACCAGGCCGGCAGCCCGGCCAGCACCACGAAGGGGGTGGCCGCCAGCAGCACGCCGAGTTCGGCCGGCCCGCCGGCCAGCACCGCGAACTGCCCGCCCGACGCGAACAGGGCCGGCCACCAGCAGTAGGCGGCGATCGCCAGGCATGGCCCCGCCACCGCGCAGCCCAGCAGCGTGCAGGCGAAGCGCGCGGCCGCCTCGCGTCCCGACTTCGGCCACAGGAACAGGAAGCCGAGGCCGGTCGCCGCCAGGCCGGCGGCAAACGGGACGGCGGCGAGCTTGAAGAATATGAACGCGTGCATGGCGGGGTCTCCGATGGTTGATCTTCGGCTTCCGAAGGTTTAGTATTTCGATTAAAGTATAGAACTCTAAACTGATAAACGTCAAGAATACTAAACCAATCGAGTTTAGGATGCTAAACATGAATACACTCTCAGAACGCCTCGATCGCATCTACCGCGACCTGCCCCAGCTGGAAGGCGAACGCGGCCAGACCGGCCTCGTGAAAGCCTCCGGCGCCTCGAAGAGCGTGGTCAACCAGTGGCTGACCGGGAAGATCAAGTCGATGGATATCCGCTATGCGCTGAACATCGAGCGCGCGCTGGGCTTTTCCCACATCTGGCTGATGACCGGCGACGGCGACCCGCAGCAGGCGCCGCTGCACGGCATCAGGAATGCGCTGCCGGTACGCGCCGCCGCCAACGACGATGCCGACTTCGTCGAGATCCAGATGGTGAAACTGCGCCTGTCGGCCGGCATCACCGGCTACCAGACCGAGCCGGAGCGGCGCGACGGCGGCACCCTCGGCCTGCGCCGCTCCTGGATCGAGCGCCACCAGCTGCGGCCCGAGCACCTGATCGCCATCCTGGTCAAGGGGGAAAGCATGGAGCCCTCGCTGTACGAGGACGACATCGTGGTCGTCAATACCCTCGACACCCGGCCGGTCGACGGCGCCGTCTACGCCTTCAACTACGAGGGGGAAGCGGTGGTCAAGCGCCTCGCGCGCGACGCCGGCCAGTGGTGGCTGACCTCGGACAATCCGGACCAGCGCAAGTACCATCGCAAGCTGTGCAAGGGCGCGGAATGCCTGCTGATCGGGCGCGTGGTGCGCAAGGAAAGCGACCGGATCTGAGCGCGCATCCGATACCATGAAGATCCGGGTCGCGGTGACGGTATTGAAGGGGGTGCGGGTGGCGGTGGCCTTCCCGCCGCCGGCCTGGGTCGTGCCCGGCATGGGCGACGCGCTGCTGGCGCGCCTGCAGCCGCACTTCCCTGCCCTGCCGGTGATGCTGGTGTCGAAGCAGGCGCATGCCCTGCGGGCGCATGCGGCCTTCCAGGCCCAGGCCCTGGCGGAGGGCGCAGACCTCGACGCCTTGCCGACGGTCGAGATCGACCTCGACGCGCCGCCGGCGGCGCCGGAGGAAGCGCCGCCTTTCTAGCGGTCGGGCCGCCGCGGGTGCGCCAGGCCGGGCATCCGGCTGGTCATCGATCGATGTCCGTTCGAAAACAGGCGTCATGGCTGGCCGAAATCCGGGACAATTGATTCCCTACCTCAAAACCGGGAGCGAGGCCGGATGCCAGATCGACGGTTTTCCACACTGCGCAAGATTCCACGCCCGATCTGGGTGCTCGGCTTCGTCAGCATGCTGATGGATATCTCTTCCGAAATCGTCCACAGCCTGCTGCCGATGTTCCTGGTGTCGGGGCTGGGCGCCAGCGTCGCGGCGGTCGGGCTCATCGAAGGCATTGCCGAGGCGGCCGCGCCGATCGTCAAGGTGTTCTCGGGCGGACTCAGCGACTACCTGGGCAAGCGCAAATGGCTGGCCGTCGCCGGCTACGCACTCGGCGCGGCGAGCAAGCCCTTCTTCGCCATCGCCACCTCGGCGAACCTGGTCCTGGCGGCGCGCTTCGTCGATCGCATCGGCAAAGGCATCCGCGGCGCGCCGCGCGATGCGCTGGTCGCCGATATCGCGCCGCCCGAAAGCCGCGGCGCCGCGTTCGGCCTGCGGCAGTCGCTGGACACCCTCGGCGCCTTCACCGGCCCCCTGATCGCCGTCGCCCTGATGTTCCTGTGGGCGAACGACTATCGGCGGATTTTCTGGATCGCCGTGATACCGGGCGCATGTGCCGTGCTGCTGCTGGCGCTGGGCGTGAAGGAACCCAGACATGCGTCCGCATCCAGGGGCATCAATCCGATCCGCAGGGAGAGCCTGCGCAAGCTGTCGGCCGACTATTGGTGGGTGGTCGCGATCGGCGCCGTGTTCGCCCTGGCGCGCTTCAGCGAAGCCTTCCTGGTCTTGCGCGCCATGGAGGGCGGCATGCGGCCGGCCCTGGTGCCGCTGGTGATGGTCGCGATGAACCTGGTCTATACCCTGTCCGCCTACCCGTTCGGAAAGCTGGCCGACGCCATCAGCCACCCGCGCCTGCTCGTCATCGGACTGGGTTTTCTGGTGCTGGCCGACCTGGTGCTTGCGCAAGGCAATGGCTGGCCGGTGGTGCTGCTCGGGGTCAGCCTGTGGGGGCTGCACATGGGCATGACCGAGGGCCTGCTGGCCGTGATGGTCGCGAATACCGCGCCGCCCGAACTAAAAGGGACGGCGTTCGGCTTTTTCAACCTGGTGTCCGGCATCGCCATGCTGCTGGCGAGCCCCCTTGCCGGCCTGCTGTGGGAAGGCCACGGCGCCGCGGCCACCTTCCATGCCGGCGCGGCGTTCAGCATGCTGGCCGCCATGCTGATCGTCGGCCTCGGCAGGCGGCAAGCATGAATTGAATTCGCCGTCCCTTGAGTTTTCCTCGTTTGGCGGCGCGCCCGCAATCCGGGAACATGGCGTCACCATCGAATATCAAGGAGACATCCATGTTACTGAAAGAACGAGTGGCCATCGTCACGGGCGGCGCCGGCGTCAACGGCCTGGGTTTTGCAACGGCGCGCATGCTGGCGGCGCACGGGGCCCGCGTCGTGATCCTCGACCTGGCGGCGAGCAAGCCTGCCGGCGCCGCGGCTGAGCTCGGGCCGGACCACCTGGGCCTGGTCGCCGACGTCACCAGCAAGGAACAATGCGAATCGGCCGCCCGCGCGGTGCTGGAGCGCTACGGCCGCATCGACATCCTGTTCAACAACGCCGGCATCACCCAGGCGCGCAAGACCGTCGACATCTCGGAAGCAGACTATGACGCCGTGCTCGACGTCAGCCTGCGCGGCACGCTGCTGATGTCGCAGGCCGTCCTGCCCGCCATGCAGGCCCAGAAGGGGGGCAGCATCATCTGCACCTCGTCGGTGTCGGCGCAGCGCGGCGGCGGCATCCTGGGCGGACCGCACTACTCGGCCGCCAAGGCCGGCGTGCTCGGCCTGACCCGGGCCATGGCGCGCGAATTCGGCCCGGACGGCATCCGCGTGAATGCGATCACGCCGGGGCTGATCGCCACCGACATCATCAAGGGCAAGCTGACGGAAGAACGCAAGGGCGAGATCGCCTCGGATATTCCGCTGGCGCGCCTGGGCCGGGCCAGCGACATTGGCGGCGCGGTCGTGTTCCTCGCCAGCGAACTGTCCGCCTACTGCACCGGCATCACGCTGGATGTGAATGGCGGGATGCTCATTCACTGAGCCCGCTACCGTCAGCGTCGAAGTCCGCAAATCCCCGCATCCACTCCAGGACCGTCTTCACGGCCTGGAGCCCTTCCCTGCTCTTCGGCACCGCCAGGTGATGCGCGGTGGCGTCGATCGCAAGCTCGCCGAACGGGCAGACCAGCCTCCCCTGCTGCAGGTATTCGTGCACCAGCACGGTACTCTCGATGCACATCCCGAGTCCGTTTTCCGCCGCGCCGAGCGTCATGAAGGCCCGGTCCAGGCGCAGGCCGCGGACCGGGTGGCCGCAGCCTGGCACAAAGCGTGCGATCCATTCGTCCCATGAGGTCAGCGAGACGTCGTTCTGGATCAGGTAGAAATTCTCGATGTCGCCGGGCGGCAGCGGCAGGGTCCAGCCGTCGACCAGCGTCGGGCTGCACACCGGCAGAAACCGTTCGCGGCGCGAGATCGGCTCGACGTGCACGCCGGCCGAGGCCGCGGGGCGGCCATACGTGACCGCGACGTCGACGCCGCTGTTCGAAAAATCCGGCGCCTGGTGCACCGCCCACAGCCGCACGTCGAGGTCGGGATGGGCGCGCAGGAAGGCGGGCAGTCTCGGCATGATCCAGATCGCGGCGAAGCTGGGCGCGCTCTGGATCGTCACCACCTGCTGATGGCGGCCGCGGTCGAGGATGGTGCGCAATTCGTCGTCGATGTCGCCGAAGGAACGGCGGATCACCTCATACAGCCGGGCGCCCTCCTCGGTCGGCACCACGCCGCGCCGCGCGCGCTCGAACAGGAGCGTGCCGAGCGCTTCCTCGAGCGTCTGGATCGCGTGGCTGACGGCCGAGGCCGTGATCGAGAGCTCCTGGGCCGCGGCGGCAAACGAACGGTGCATGCAAGCGGCCTCGAAGGCCTGCAATCCCTTGAGTGAAGCCTTGCGCAGGGCGCGGTATCGCTGAACTGGTTTCATCTATCACCAAGAATTACTCGCTATACGGTTCATGTGTCACTTCATACACTGGAATCGATTCGAACAACGTACTGGAGACACACATGGAACACCAACAGGAGCAACAGCACTCCCTCGCCGGGCTGAAGAGCGCGGCCTACCGGATCCGCCGCTACGCACTGCGCATGGGGGAGGTCCAGGGCCAGGGCTACGTCGGGCAGGCCCTCGGCATGGCCGACATCCTGGCCGTCGCCTACCGGCACGCGCTGAATTATCGGCCGGATGAGCCCGAATGGGAAGGCCGCGACCGCTTCCTGCTGTCGCACGGCCATTATGCGATCGCGCTGTACGCCGCCCTCCTCGAAGCCGGCATCCTGCCCGAATCGGAGCTGGAAACCTACGGCAGCGACGACAGCCGCCTGCCGATGTCCGGCATGGCCACCTACACGCCCGGCATGGAAATGTCCGGCGGCTCGCTGGGCCAGGGCCTCTCGATCGCGGTCGGCATGGCGCTGGGCCTGCGCCGGAAGAACAACCCGGCCTTCGTCTACAACTCCATGTCGGACGGCGAACTCGACGAAGGTTCGACCTGGGAAGCCGCGATGTCGGCCGCCCACTTCGGCCTCGGCAACCTGATCTGCCTGGTCGACATCAACAACCAGCAGGCCGATGGGCCGTCCGGCAAGATCCTCGGCTTCGAGCCGCTGGCCGACAAGTGGGAAGCCTTCGGCTGGCTCGTCCAGCGCGTGAAGGGCAACGACATCGGCGCCGTCCTGCACGCGTTCGATACCGCGCGCAGCCACCCGCAGCCCCGGCCGCGCGTGATCCTGTGCGACACCCTGATGGGCAGCGGCGTGCCCTTCCTCGAACAGCGCGACAAGAACCATTTCATCCGCGTCGAAGCCGACGAATGGCAGCAGG
This window of the Massilia sp. WG5 genome carries:
- the waaF gene encoding lipopolysaccharide heptosyltransferase II, yielding MRPAPMQAPLPTRMQAWEGARRVLCVRLDGLGGVLMCTPAMRLLRDALPGRSLTLLTSPSGAALAPFVPEVEDTIVHAAPWMKEGAPAAPAELPALAATLAARRFDAAVVFTSYTQSALPAALLCWLAGIPLRLAHCRENPYHLLTDWIAEPEPQAMVLHEVQRQLELVRHAGAQRQAGPAPGLSFALRAADLAAVRVRLLRLGIDADRPWLLLHPGASAASRRYPASHWARALDLLARRCALPVVLAGSSAETELVEEIRAGCGVAVHSLAGQLSLGELGAALHLAAVALTNNSGPAHVAAAVGTPLVDLYALTSPQHTPWRVRSRVLFQDVPCRFCFKSSCHAGHHACLAGVAPERVVDAVLELLPPDARSPPVAAADTGAVGLGTG
- a CDS encoding SGNH/GDSL hydrolase family protein; this encodes MKRKPPPVSDLLHRVRAAVLPGLFAWRRRRPAQSARRLLAASLLAMAGVALPLLPAMAQSGWTTEQWVGTWGTGPAGPPLSTQVMTFNDQTLRLIVHTSIGGNQVRIRISNTFGAAPLRIGEAHIALRRNGASIVAGSDRPLTFSGSASITVPPGAPVLSDPVDLEVPALSDLAVSLHLPGSVQATTIHASAFQTNYVSLPGNFTGAAAFPLERTITSWPFLTEVDVNAPGASAIVALGDSITDGSNTMVDANHRWPDLLALRLQTAREPLAVVKSKAGRPALGTAGLVAWSARLGVVNRGIGGNRLLRDPGEQPLFGRAALERFDRDVLATAGVRYMVLLIGINDIGHPGTGTIPISEEPTPADLIAGYRQLIARAHEKGIAIYGATLTPFEGTIFPGYYTPAKEQIRQAVNNWIRSGDEFDGVIDFDRAVRDPSHPTRMLPAYDSGDHLHPNDLGMQAMANAIPLQLFRSLSSVAGSTSAVARAGKH
- the ftsH gene encoding ATP-dependent zinc metalloprotease FtsH; the encoded protein is MFGLLLFMLSQSLFELMTSSPLAYSEFKQLLRAGQVKEVTVSDTTVSGTLKDSGLDAVLPKARAASIKCGADGSCPFTTVRVTDPDLAKELEAAKVRYAGQAHSELLSSLLSWVLPILLLFWLWSSMLKRGGMTAGLFDIGKSRARVHMQSKTGVSFGDVAGADEAREELMEVVEFLKHPQRYHRLGGRIPKGVLIVGAPGTGKTLLAKAVAGEAGVPFFSISGSEFVEMFVGVGAARVRDLFVQAQKVAPCIIFIDELDALGRARGIAGAIGGYNEQEQTLNQLLVEMDGFDTGKGVIILAATNRPEILDPALLRPGRFDRHVALDRPDLRGRQQILQVHARTVTLAGDVDLARIAARTPGLSGADLANLVNEAALLAARRGKDRVERVDFDEAIDRVIAGMEKRSRLINPLEKETVAWHEAGHALVAEFRQHADRVAKISIIPRGIAALGYTQQLPLEDRYLLKKSELLDRIDVYLGGRVAEELAFGDVSTGAQNDLQMATELARHMVTQYGMSERLGLAAFEQAPNSTLYAMPPGQRREYSERTARMIDADIARLLDEAHERVRATLRERRRLLDALAHALLEKETVDREALDLLLRKEQAVSSSQEVVIK
- a CDS encoding S24 family peptidase — its product is MNTLSERLDRIYRDLPQLEGERGQTGLVKASGASKSVVNQWLTGKIKSMDIRYALNIERALGFSHIWLMTGDGDPQQAPLHGIRNALPVRAAANDDADFVEIQMVKLRLSAGITGYQTEPERRDGGTLGLRRSWIERHQLRPEHLIAILVKGESMEPSLYEDDIVVVNTLDTRPVDGAVYAFNYEGEAVVKRLARDAGQWWLTSDNPDQRKYHRKLCKGAECLLIGRVVRKESDRI
- a CDS encoding MFS transporter, which encodes MPDRRFSTLRKIPRPIWVLGFVSMLMDISSEIVHSLLPMFLVSGLGASVAAVGLIEGIAEAAAPIVKVFSGGLSDYLGKRKWLAVAGYALGAASKPFFAIATSANLVLAARFVDRIGKGIRGAPRDALVADIAPPESRGAAFGLRQSLDTLGAFTGPLIAVALMFLWANDYRRIFWIAVIPGACAVLLLALGVKEPRHASASRGINPIRRESLRKLSADYWWVVAIGAVFALARFSEAFLVLRAMEGGMRPALVPLVMVAMNLVYTLSAYPFGKLADAISHPRLLVIGLGFLVLADLVLAQGNGWPVVLLGVSLWGLHMGMTEGLLAVMVANTAPPELKGTAFGFFNLVSGIAMLLASPLAGLLWEGHGAAATFHAGAAFSMLAAMLIVGLGRRQA
- a CDS encoding SDR family NAD(P)-dependent oxidoreductase; its protein translation is MLLKERVAIVTGGAGVNGLGFATARMLAAHGARVVILDLAASKPAGAAAELGPDHLGLVADVTSKEQCESAARAVLERYGRIDILFNNAGITQARKTVDISEADYDAVLDVSLRGTLLMSQAVLPAMQAQKGGSIICTSSVSAQRGGGILGGPHYSAAKAGVLGLTRAMAREFGPDGIRVNAITPGLIATDIIKGKLTEERKGEIASDIPLARLGRASDIGGAVVFLASELSAYCTGITLDVNGGMLIH
- a CDS encoding LysR substrate-binding domain-containing protein produces the protein MKPVQRYRALRKASLKGLQAFEAACMHRSFAAAAQELSITASAVSHAIQTLEEALGTLLFERARRGVVPTEEGARLYEVIRRSFGDIDDELRTILDRGRHQQVVTIQSAPSFAAIWIMPRLPAFLRAHPDLDVRLWAVHQAPDFSNSGVDVAVTYGRPAASAGVHVEPISRRERFLPVCSPTLVDGWTLPLPPGDIENFYLIQNDVSLTSWDEWIARFVPGCGHPVRGLRLDRAFMTLGAAENGLGMCIESTVLVHEYLQQGRLVCPFGELAIDATAHHLAVPKSREGLQAVKTVLEWMRGFADFDADGSGLSE
- a CDS encoding transketolase gives rise to the protein MEHQQEQQHSLAGLKSAAYRIRRYALRMGEVQGQGYVGQALGMADILAVAYRHALNYRPDEPEWEGRDRFLLSHGHYAIALYAALLEAGILPESELETYGSDDSRLPMSGMATYTPGMEMSGGSLGQGLSIAVGMALGLRRKNNPAFVYNSMSDGELDEGSTWEAAMSAAHFGLGNLICLVDINNQQADGPSGKILGFEPLADKWEAFGWLVQRVKGNDIGAVLHAFDTARSHPQPRPRVILCDTLMGSGVPFLEQRDKNHFIRVEADEWQQAIAILDKNQAGDMQ